From one Triticum urartu cultivar G1812 chromosome 3, Tu2.1, whole genome shotgun sequence genomic stretch:
- the LOC125549273 gene encoding protein LIFEGUARD 2-like, which translates to MKGGDVEAGGTGTAALKAALYPGATESTELRWALIRKIYVVLYLQLLLTAVVAVVVYKVRHFIVSYDGLGFYIFLFIFPITVLFPLFIYRKKHPVNLLLLGVFTVAITFSVGFMRSFYSGKVIWEAGILTIVVVLSLTAYTFWAARRGKDFSFLGPFLFASLVILLVFGFIQIFFPLGKLSHMINGALAALIFSGYIVYDTGNIIKRYTYDEYVWAAVTLYLDIMIPAVPATLHWVDDSQARHPAPALS; encoded by the exons ATGAAGGGCGGCGACGTCGAGGCGGGTGGCACCGGCACCGCGGCGCTGAAGGCCGCGCTGTACCCCGGGGCGACGGAGAGCACCGAGCTGCGCTGGGCGCTCATCCGGAAGATCTATGTCGTACTCTACCTGCAGCTTCTCCTCACCGCCGTCGTTGCTGTCGTCGTGTACAAGGTCCGCCACTTCATCGTCTCCTACGACGGCCTCGGGTTCTAcatcttcctcttcatcttcccCATCACCG TGCTGTTCCCGCTGTTTATCTACCGCAAGAAGCACCCAGTCAACCTGCTGCTGCTTGGCGTCTTCACAGTGGCCATCACCTTCTCTGTGGGCTTCATGCGTTCCTTTTATAGTG GCAAGGTCATTTGGGAGGCTGGGATTCTTACAATCGTGGTTGTCTTGAGCCTCACTGCTTACACCTTCTGGGCTGCAAGGAGGGGCAAGGACTTTAGCTTCCTTGGTCCTTTCCTATTTGCTTCTCTGGTGATTTTGCTCGTCTTTGGGTTCATTCAG ATCTTCTTCCCGCTGGGCAAGCTCTCTCACATGATCAATGGCGCGCTGGCGGCACTCATCTTCAGTGGCTACATTGTCTATGACACGGGCAACATCATCAAGCGTTACACCTATGACGAGTATGTCTGGGCCGCCGTCACACTCTACCTTGACATCATGATTCCAGCTGTGCCTGCCACCCTTCATTGGGTGGATGACAGCCAGGCGCGTCACCCTGCCCCTGCTCTCTCATGA